A single Montipora foliosa isolate CH-2021 chromosome 7, ASM3666993v2, whole genome shotgun sequence DNA region contains:
- the LOC138009754 gene encoding uncharacterized protein, whose protein sequence is MRDQFIAGLTSEALRVKLIGKGHRHRDSQIKVALREVVEVAKCFEATTYANQLMKTTRGNQEQVNFAGKQKVEKETVKRSEAPCYWCSGNHKESRQQHCPAFRKRCNNCGIIGHFSRACTSRGGQPRGGQPQRREANLVETEQDEEAFASEAISASSTGKKSATKFFAHLHLVYKGKTKVIRAQIDSASTCNTIPEGSLHKLFPGIRISKSKASICMYGNQILHPKGQVTLCCERRGKFYTLNFLVVDVPQEKPPLLSGSDAQALQFLKIFADEFHMADNVVKNPSSHLVLGSITKQIVLQHYANIFEPGCGKPLGNPLHIEMDPSVTPVHAPRRRIPVSKLDKVNEELSRLCDNGTIKPVTQPTDWLSNILVKEKPNGNIRICIDPSQTINKAIRRPVYTIPTIEEKLPLLKNAKVFTIVDVSEAFHTIELDDESALLTTFMGPDGRYCFMRMPFGISSGPEEYQRRQHEFLHGLLGVINIADDICIFGCGDTMEDANVDHDRNLVRLLDKCSDYDLHLSAKKLQFKATSVTFMGHRLTDKGLEPDPAKISAITEMPRPEDKVGVQRFLGMCQYLSKFCPNLSASVLPLRELTKQDAAFIWSIQHARERIPRSKSVNLESDCASLL, encoded by the coding sequence ATGAGAGATCAATTTATAGCTGGTTTAACATCTGAAGCACTTCGTGTCAAGTTGATAGGGAAAGGACACAGGCACCGAGACTCACAGATAAAAGTAGCCTTGAGGGAAGTAGTTGAAGTGGCCAAGTGTTTTGAAGCCACCACTTATGCCAATCAATTAATGAAAACCACCAGAGGAAACCAGGAACAAGTAAACTTTGCGGGCAAACAGAAAGTAGAAAAGGAAACTGTCAAACGATCAGAAGCTCCATGTTATTGGTGTAGTGGTAATCACAAAGAATCCAGACAACAGCATTGTCCCGCCTTTAGGAAAAGATGCAATAACTGCGGCATCATCGGGCATTTTTCTCGGGCTTGCACAAGCAGGGGAGGTCAACCTCGCGGAGGTCAACCTCAACGACGGGAAGCCAACCTAGTAGAAACTGAACAAGACGAAGAAGCTTTCGCGAGTGAGGCGATATCAGCATCATCCACTGGTAAGAAATCGGCAACGAAATTCTTCGCACACCTTCACCTGGTTTACAAGGGAAAGACGAAAGTCATCAGGGCACAAATTGATTCTGCCTCTACGTGTAATACCATACCTGAAGGTTCACTTCACAAGCTGTTTCCTGGTATTAGAATCTCGAAATCGAAGGCTTCAATTTGCATGTATGGGAATCAAATCCTGCACCCAAAGGGACAAGTAACTCTGTGTTGTGAAAGGAGAGGAAAATTTTACACTCTAAATTTCCTCGTGGTGGATGTCCCTCAGGAAAAACCACCTCTTCTCAGCGGGAGTGATGCACAAGCTCTTCAGTTCTTAAAAATTTTTGCAGACGAGTTTCATATGGCTGATAATGTCGTGAAGAACCCATCCTCGCATCTCGTACTGGGATCAATCACTAAACAGATCGTCCTTCAACACTACGCGAATATCTTCGAACCAGGGTGTGGGAAGCCCCTCGGAAACCCTCTGCACATAGAAATGGACCCTAGTGTTACACCGGTCCATGCTCCCAGACGTCGCATTCCAGTGTCCAAGCTCGATAAAGTTAACGAGGAGTTATCAAGACTCTGTGACAACGGGACAATTAAGCCAGTCACGCAACCCACTGATTGGTTATCGAACATACTGGTAAAGGAGAAACCAAATGGAAACATCAGGATATGTATAGATCCCAGCCAAACGATAAACAAAGCGATCCGCAGACCCGTGTACACCATTCCGACGATAGAAGAAAAGCTTCCTCTCTTGAAGAATGCCAAAGTGTTCACTATTGTAGACGTCTCGGAAGCTTTCCACACGATTGAACTGGACGACGAATCCGCGCTTCTTACCACCTTTATGGGACCAGATGGTCGATACTGCTTCATGCGAATGCCGTTTGGCATCTCTTCGGGACCTGAAGAATATCAGCGACGACAGCATGAATTTCTTCATGGTCTCCTTGGAGTCATCAACATTGCGGACGATATTTGCATATTTGGGTGTGGTGACACCATGGAAGATGCTAATGTGGACCACGACAGAAACTTGGTACGCCTATTAGACAAATGTAGTGACTACGATTTACATCTCTCTGCGAAAAAGTTGCAATTCAAGGCAACGTCCGTCACTTTCATGGGGCACAGACTGACTGACAAGGGCCTAGAACCTGACCCGGCCAAGATATCAGCCATCACGGAAATGCCACGGCCTGAGGACAAAGTTGGTGTACAACGCTTCCTGGGCATGTGTCAGTATCTCAGTAAATTCTGCCCCAATCTCTCCGCAAGTGTTTTACCTCTCCGAGAATTAACCAAGCAGGATGCAGCATTTATATGGTCCATCCAACACGCACGAGAGCGCATTCCACGCAGCAAAAGTGTTAATCTCGAAAGCGACTGCGCTTCGCTATTATGA